One genomic window of Penaeus chinensis breed Huanghai No. 1 chromosome 35, ASM1920278v2, whole genome shotgun sequence includes the following:
- the LOC125044227 gene encoding bifunctional glutamate/proline--tRNA ligase-like: MASKEGKAGPGDQKSKNETDGPKKETRLGLEVSKSSNFSEWYSQVLTKGEMIEYYDVSGCYILRPWAYAIWEEMQRFLDKEIKKTGAKNCYFPMFVSQSALEKEKAHIEDFAPEVAWVTHSGQSKMAEPIAIRPTSETIMYPAYAKWIKSHRDLPIKLNQWNNVVRWEFKHPQPFIRNREFLWQEGHSAFATKAEAEEEVLKILDIYAKVYEDLLAIPVVKGRKTEKEKFAGGDYTTTVEAFVPASGRGIQGATSHHLGQNFSKMFEITFEDAKTLEKSYVYQNSWGLSTRPIGAMVMIHGDEKGLVLPPRVADVQVVIVPCGINAKMTDEQKYSLFDGCSTIESNLKKSSIRAECDLRDNYSPGWKFNHWELKGVPLRVDVGPRDLAKKEVVAVRRDTGEKLTLPFADLADRIEGLLDEIHASLLSKAKEELELHKKLVHSWEEFTSALDEKSIMLAPFCGAEACEDIIKKESAQEEVAGAKGPSMGAKSLCIPFEQPADATGKICIHPKCGQPAKFYTLFGRSY, encoded by the exons ATGGCTTCAAAGGAAGGAAAAGCTGGACCTGGAGATCAGAAGAGTAAAAATGAAACCGACGGACCAAAGAAGGAAACAAGACTGGGCTTAGAAGTATCCAAGTCCTCAAATTTTTCTGAATGGTATTCTCAG gTCCTTACCAAAGGAGAGATGATTGAATATTATGATGTTTCTGGTTGCTATATTCTTCGTCCATGGGCCTACGCCATCTGGGAAGAAATGCAGAGATtcttagataaagagataaagaagacggGTGCAAAGAATTGTTATTTCCCCATGTTTGTGAGCCAGAGTGCTTTAGAAAAGGAAAAGGCTCATATTGAAGACTTTGCACCTGAG GTTGCTTGGGTGACACACTCGGGTCAAAGCAAAATGGCAGAACCTATTGCTATAAGACCAACTTCGGAGACTATTATGTACCCTGCATATGCCAAATGGATCAAGTCCCACAGAGACCTGCCCATAAAACTGAACCAGTGGAATAATGTTGTG AGATGGGAGTTTAAGCACCCACAGCCTTTCATCAGGAACCGAGAATTTTTGTGGCAAGAAGGACATTCTGCATTTGCCACAAAAGCGGAAGCCGAAGAGGAAGTCTTGAAGATCTTAGACATCTATGCAAAG GTGTATGAAGACCTCTTGGCCATTCCTGTGGTCAAAGGacgtaaaacagaaaaagaaaaatttgcCGGAGGTGATTACACAACAACAGTTGAAGCATTTGTGCCTGCTAGTGGAAGAGGCATTCAGGGTGCCACATCACATCACTTGGGCCAGAATTTCTCCAAGATGTTTGAGATTACTTTTGAAGATGCCAAGACTCTAGAGAAGTCTTATGTTTACCAGAACTCGTGGGGGCTGTCTACACGACCCATTGGTGCGATGGTGATGATACATGGAGATGAGAAGGGGCTGGTTCTGCCACCAAGAGTTGCTGATGTACAG GTGGTGATTGTTCCTTGTGGAATTAATGCCAAGATGACCGACGAACAGAAGTATTCCTTATTTGATGGATGCAGCACCATAGAGAGCAACCTAAAGAAGTCATCAATACGAGCAGAATGCGATCTGCGAGATAACTACAGTCCTGGCTGGAAGTTTAATCACTGGGAACTGAAA GGGGTTCCCCTGCGAGTGGACGTTGGACCTCGCGACCTGGCAAAGAAAGAAGTTGTGGCTGTGCGGAGGGACACAGGAGAGAAGCTTACCCTACCTTTTGCTGACTTAGCTGACAGAATCGAGGGCTTATTGGATGAAATTCATGCCAGTCTTTTGTCCAAGGCAAAAGAAGAATTAGAGTTGCACAAGAAATTG GTACACAGCTGGGAGGAATTCACAAGTGCCCTTGATGAGAAAAGCATAATGCTGGCCCCATTCTGTGGAGCTGAAGCTTGTGAGGACATCATAAAGAAGGAATCAGCACAAGAAGAAGTAGCTGGAGCCAAGGGTCCAAGTATGGGGGCCAAGAGTCTATGCATTCCTTTTGAGCAGCCAGCTGATGCCACAGGCAAAATTTGCATCCATCCAAAGTGCGGGCAACCTGCAAAGTTCTACACACTTTTTGGGAGAAGTTACTGA